The following proteins are encoded in a genomic region of Bacillus marinisedimentorum:
- a CDS encoding heme-dependent oxidative N-demethylase family protein, with the protein MKLQDDFQSFPYPFKDSDVYRYSNNAVPLDPPQAIELTDKYLDEIRLKRELLTKHPERCYQSLPHTIEAQWEIVDLVIHQLVFYYPEKFNLEKKGDRWTFTSVQTNETAVFTFGDSTTLEEEPLDFIGRHVQEDVILMMERDGDLFLDAGQLCFPANWSLYFDLGMNFKEIHTPIPGFQADALDDRILQFLMRLEAGTPWWRKNWSLMAGNRLDTSLETFSKWGKARRQVTKENAGELVHFRVEVQKLFRLPKSNGILFTIHTHTMPLETFIQHTPWLEQFYAILQELPDFIADYKGIGLFRQQVLDYLAEEVEKR; encoded by the coding sequence CCACAAGCGATAGAGTTGACAGACAAGTACCTGGATGAAATCCGCCTGAAACGAGAGCTGCTGACAAAGCACCCGGAACGCTGCTATCAATCATTGCCACATACAATTGAGGCACAATGGGAAATTGTCGATCTCGTTATTCATCAACTCGTTTTTTATTATCCTGAAAAATTCAATTTAGAAAAAAAGGGTGACCGCTGGACGTTTACAAGCGTCCAGACAAATGAAACCGCTGTCTTCACTTTCGGTGACAGTACAACCCTTGAAGAAGAGCCTCTGGATTTTATCGGCCGCCATGTACAGGAAGATGTGATCCTGATGATGGAACGGGACGGCGACTTGTTTTTGGATGCCGGGCAGCTCTGTTTTCCGGCGAATTGGTCGCTTTATTTCGACCTCGGCATGAACTTTAAAGAAATTCATACCCCGATCCCCGGATTTCAGGCCGATGCCCTTGATGACCGCATCCTGCAGTTTTTAATGCGGCTGGAGGCCGGGACGCCGTGGTGGAGGAAGAATTGGTCACTCATGGCCGGGAACCGGCTCGATACGTCCCTTGAAACCTTCTCCAAATGGGGGAAGGCCCGCAGGCAGGTGACAAAGGAAAATGCCGGTGAGCTTGTCCATTTCAGGGTGGAAGTGCAAAAGCTGTTCCGCCTTCCAAAAAGCAATGGCATTTTATTTACCATTCATACACACACGATGCCATTGGAAACGTTCATCCAGCATACGCCCTGGCTGGAGCAATTTTATGCGATTCTTCAGGAGCTCCCTGATTTCATCGCTGACTACAAAGGGATCGGCCTGTTTCGGCAGCAGGTGCTTGACTATCTTGCAGAGGAAGTGGAAAAGAGATGA
- a CDS encoding dimethylamine monooxygenase subunit DmmA family protein has protein sequence MSQVQAELSLKKGKRKYLFCADEKGAEVLNALIPQAEEEHVPFEIKTIGHESDSSLNHWFSQQKMGTYLYVSGTQGFVNRIQKLALEAGFSEQEMQVNVLGAIKKQVICSKCHGVNEAEDEQNITCSQCGIELEVSSHFSRRLGGYLGYTTI, from the coding sequence ATGAGTCAGGTCCAGGCAGAGCTTTCACTCAAGAAGGGGAAAAGGAAGTATTTATTTTGCGCTGATGAAAAGGGGGCGGAAGTTCTCAATGCCCTCATTCCTCAAGCTGAAGAAGAACATGTCCCATTTGAAATTAAGACAATCGGACACGAATCCGATTCCTCCCTGAATCACTGGTTCAGCCAGCAAAAAATGGGCACGTATTTATATGTATCGGGGACGCAGGGCTTTGTGAACCGGATACAAAAACTTGCCCTTGAAGCCGGTTTTTCAGAACAGGAAATGCAGGTGAACGTGCTTGGGGCTATAAAAAAGCAGGTCATTTGCAGTAAATGCCACGGGGTGAATGAGGCGGAGGATGAACAGAATATCACATGCAGCCAATGCGGCATCGAACTCGAGGTTTCCAGCCATTTTTCGCGCCGGTTGGGAGGCTATCTTGGCTATACCACAATATGA
- a CDS encoding PDR/VanB family oxidoreductase, translated as MQQNPKIEVRVKNIIEETSAVKRFTLEAIDSSPLPPFSGGSHITVFLPHSSGTLERHYSLFNTTAERGLFEIAVRLSEDSAGGSRFMHENVKKGDVLSVSWPKNHFQLSFQAKHHVFYAAGIGITPFLSMMAELAEKRGSFELHYAAKTKEQCAFYDYLRKNYPNQCRFYFSREEDGKRLSPTQLSDHRIGTHVYFCGPETMIDEFSKTAAAYGYPSFNVHFERFAPPPIKERHPFQVKLQRSGGQLEVPADTSLLETLHQNGVDIPYSCRAGGCGTCEVKVEEGEIIHYDSFLTEEQQRSQQRMLSCVSRGKGRLVLDV; from the coding sequence TTGCAGCAAAATCCAAAAATAGAAGTACGAGTAAAAAATATAATAGAAGAGACCTCCGCTGTTAAACGATTCACCCTTGAAGCCATTGACAGCTCCCCGCTCCCGCCTTTCAGCGGCGGTTCGCATATTACAGTTTTCTTGCCGCATTCCTCGGGTACACTTGAACGGCACTATTCGCTTTTTAATACGACGGCTGAACGGGGGCTGTTTGAGATTGCGGTCCGGCTGTCAGAAGACTCGGCTGGCGGCTCAAGGTTCATGCACGAAAATGTTAAAAAAGGGGATGTACTCTCTGTCAGCTGGCCGAAAAATCATTTTCAACTAAGTTTCCAGGCAAAACATCATGTATTTTATGCAGCCGGCATCGGCATAACCCCATTTTTATCCATGATGGCAGAGCTCGCCGAAAAAAGAGGTTCCTTTGAGCTGCATTACGCGGCAAAAACCAAGGAGCAGTGCGCTTTTTATGACTATTTGCGCAAGAACTATCCGAATCAATGCCGTTTTTATTTTTCAAGGGAAGAGGACGGAAAACGGTTGTCGCCGACTCAGCTTTCGGACCATCGGATCGGTACTCATGTTTATTTTTGCGGCCCTGAGACCATGATAGACGAGTTTTCAAAAACAGCGGCAGCCTATGGATATCCATCCTTCAACGTTCATTTTGAGCGGTTTGCTCCGCCGCCGATAAAGGAACGGCATCCGTTCCAGGTGAAACTGCAAAGGAGCGGCGGGCAGCTTGAGGTTCCAGCGGATACTTCCCTGCTCGAAACGCTTCATCAAAACGGAGTCGATATCCCTTACTCCTGCCGTGCAGGCGGCTGCGGGACGTGTGAAGTGAAGGTGGAAGAGGGGGAAATTATTCATTATGATTCGTTTCTGACAGAAGAACAGCAAAGATCACAGCAAAGGATGCTAAGCTGTGTTTCACGGGGGAAAGGCCGGCTGGTGTTGGATGTTTGA
- a CDS encoding DUF421 domain-containing protein — MDFFEGQETLTTLEWALRAVIAFFFLVIVARVLGQRSISQLRLLDFVIALVIGNIIAHPLSDEQLGLKGSVVTTSVLVALYLVALFSILRWPAVRKLINSDPVIIVKNGEILKKGLNKARISIDVLLEELREEKVKDVKNVALALWESDGKISVFMDPQYDPVTPASMQKGAEPFDFPKTVIKEGKINDIELKQIQKDEGWLISELKKMHHTDVKNVLLATVDRNETLKVFLYR; from the coding sequence ATGGATTTTTTTGAAGGACAGGAAACCCTTACAACACTGGAATGGGCTCTGCGGGCTGTCATTGCTTTTTTCTTTTTGGTGATTGTCGCAAGAGTCCTTGGACAGCGGTCCATCTCCCAATTGAGACTTCTGGATTTTGTTATTGCTCTTGTGATCGGGAACATTATCGCCCATCCATTATCAGACGAACAACTCGGACTGAAAGGTTCTGTCGTCACGACATCTGTTTTAGTCGCCCTTTACCTTGTTGCGCTGTTCAGCATTCTGAGGTGGCCGGCTGTTCGGAAGCTCATTAATAGTGACCCGGTCATAATTGTGAAAAATGGAGAAATCTTAAAAAAGGGATTGAATAAGGCGAGGATTTCCATCGATGTGCTGCTGGAAGAATTACGTGAGGAGAAAGTGAAAGATGTAAAAAATGTAGCACTTGCACTCTGGGAATCAGACGGCAAAATTTCGGTCTTTATGGACCCGCAATACGATCCGGTCACACCGGCTTCTATGCAGAAGGGGGCAGAGCCATTCGATTTCCCGAAGACGGTCATAAAAGAAGGCAAGATTAATGACATAGAGTTGAAGCAAATCCAAAAGGATGAAGGCTGGCTGATTTCTGAATTAAAAAAGATGCACCATACGGATGTGAAAAACGTGCTGCTGGCGACCGTTGACAGGAATGAGACCTTGAAGGTGTTCTTATACAGATGA
- a CDS encoding prolyl hydroxylase family protein, which yields MKKPSIVYHDHNPFIGCYKQVVSKKECQKLIDLAEQKLQPSAIVGQSKTEISPARKSDQAQFRYDCNAIVQKVADRIASIAGQPLNHAEDLRVIRYQAGGKFDEHFDAFDSSARLGKKHITKGGQRILTALLYLNTVHAGGETFFPALSLNVPPSQGDLLVFENCRKGTTVPHPLSRHGSHPLKSGEKWISTLWFREKRQY from the coding sequence ATGAAAAAACCTTCTATCGTTTATCATGATCACAATCCATTTATTGGTTGTTATAAGCAAGTGGTCAGCAAGAAAGAATGCCAGAAACTGATTGATTTGGCGGAACAAAAACTCCAACCGTCAGCTATTGTTGGACAATCGAAAACCGAAATCTCGCCAGCAAGAAAATCAGATCAAGCCCAATTCCGCTATGATTGCAATGCAATTGTCCAGAAAGTGGCTGACCGAATTGCGTCCATCGCGGGCCAGCCGCTTAACCATGCGGAGGACCTGCGGGTTATCAGGTACCAGGCCGGCGGCAAATTTGATGAACATTTTGATGCGTTTGATTCTTCTGCGCGGCTTGGAAAAAAGCATATTACTAAGGGTGGCCAGCGAATTCTTACGGCCCTCCTTTACTTGAATACCGTCCATGCCGGCGGAGAGACCTTTTTTCCCGCTTTATCTCTTAATGTTCCTCCGTCACAAGGAGATCTGCTCGTTTTTGAAAATTGCAGAAAAGGAACCACTGTCCCCCATCCCCTTTCAAGGCATGGGTCGCACCCGTTAAAATCTGGGGAGAAATGGATTTCCACGCTGTGGTTCCGGGAAAAGCGGCAATACTGA